In the genome of Altererythrobacter sp. TH136, one region contains:
- a CDS encoding hemerythrin domain-containing protein, whose product MADLDRDANPLMMLLAGGAGLMLGLLANPARKLAVQAPTMLKGEWDEALAAEHKATLAVFDLLEKTSSDDTARRSFHLMQIKHMIGKHAFQEENVVYAAMRQRGLLEQAQHLNEDHGVVKQLLFDLTMMPKDDARWLETARTLRGNLETHMAEEENDTFPKLRAALSEQENAELAKAMNKEGLKLA is encoded by the coding sequence ATGGCCGATCTCGACCGCGACGCAAATCCGCTGATGATGCTGCTGGCAGGCGGTGCCGGGCTGATGCTGGGCCTGCTCGCTAACCCCGCGCGCAAGCTGGCGGTGCAGGCGCCGACCATGCTCAAGGGCGAATGGGACGAAGCGCTCGCCGCCGAGCACAAGGCGACGCTGGCGGTGTTCGACCTGCTGGAGAAAACGTCCAGTGACGACACCGCGCGCCGCTCGTTCCACCTGATGCAGATCAAGCACATGATCGGCAAACACGCGTTCCAGGAAGAGAACGTGGTGTATGCCGCGATGCGCCAGCGCGGCCTGCTGGAGCAGGCGCAGCACCTCAACGAGGATCACGGCGTCGTGAAGCAACTGCTGTTCGACCTGACGATGATGCCCAAGGACGACGCCCGCTGGCTGGAGACCGCCCGCACGCTGCGCGGCAACCTCGAAACGCACATGGCCGAAGAGGAGAACGACACTTTCCCCAAGCTGCGCGCCGCCCTTAGCGAGCAGGAGAACGCGGAGCTTGCCAA
- a CDS encoding SUF system Fe-S cluster assembly regulator — protein sequence MRLSNLADYAVVTMGAAARHCGGGRTSAAELAAETGLPAPTVAKLVSRLSAAGLLRSVRGAGGGLQLARPAAAITLADIVEAVEGPIALSACSDGGECAIDQTCAVRPHWPVVNQALRGALASVSLVQLSREPAA from the coding sequence ATGCGCCTGTCCAATCTTGCCGATTACGCCGTCGTTACGATGGGCGCCGCGGCGCGCCATTGCGGCGGCGGGCGCACCAGCGCGGCCGAACTCGCCGCCGAGACCGGGCTGCCCGCGCCGACCGTCGCCAAGCTGGTCAGCCGGCTGAGCGCGGCGGGCCTGCTGCGCTCGGTGCGCGGAGCGGGCGGCGGCCTGCAGCTCGCGCGCCCGGCGGCGGCGATCACGCTGGCCGACATCGTCGAGGCGGTCGAGGGGCCGATCGCATTGAGCGCCTGCAGCGACGGCGGCGAGTGCGCGATCGACCAGACCTGCGCGGTGCGGCCCCATTGGCCGGTGGTCAACCAGGCGCTGCGCGGCGCGCTCGCCAGCGTCAGCCTCGTCCAACTGAGCCGGGAGCCGGCGGCATGA
- the sufB gene encoding Fe-S cluster assembly protein SufB: MSDNVLLQDQAAHDAAARAADYEHGWSADIETEFAPKGLSEDTVRYISAKKDEPEWMLDWRLKAFRLWQTMAEPDWAKLGYPPIDYQDAYYYAAPKKKPELESLDELDPEIKAVYDKLGIPIGEQEVLAGVRKVAVDAVFDSVSVATSFRAELERAGVIFRSISEAIREYPDQVRKWLGKVVPQRDNYFATLNSAVFSDGTFVYIPEGVRCPMELSTYFRINAENTGQFERTLIIAEKGSYVSYLEGCTAPMRDENQLHAAVVELVAMDDAEIKYSTVQNWYPGNAEGVGGIYNFVTKRGLCQGARSKISWTQVETGSAVTWKYPSCVLNGEGSVGEFYSVAVTNNFQQADTGTKMIHNGANTRSTIISKGISAGKSNNTYRGLVRMGPNAENARNFTQCDSLLLGSLSGAHTVPYIEVKNPTAQIEHEATTSKISDDQLFYAQQRGLGTEEAVALIVNGFAKDVMKQLPMEFAVEAQKLLAISLEGSVG, from the coding sequence ATGAGCGACAACGTGCTTCTCCAGGATCAGGCCGCGCACGACGCAGCCGCCCGCGCGGCGGACTACGAGCACGGCTGGTCGGCCGACATCGAGACCGAATTCGCGCCCAAGGGACTGAGCGAAGACACCGTCCGCTATATCTCCGCCAAGAAGGACGAGCCCGAATGGATGCTCGACTGGCGGCTGAAGGCGTTCCGGTTGTGGCAGACGATGGCGGAGCCCGACTGGGCAAAGCTCGGCTACCCGCCGATCGACTACCAGGACGCGTATTACTACGCCGCGCCGAAGAAGAAGCCGGAGCTGGAATCGCTCGATGAGCTCGATCCCGAGATCAAGGCGGTCTACGACAAGCTCGGCATCCCGATCGGCGAGCAGGAAGTGCTCGCCGGGGTGCGCAAGGTGGCGGTCGACGCGGTGTTCGATAGCGTCAGCGTGGCGACCAGCTTCCGCGCCGAACTGGAGCGCGCGGGCGTCATCTTCCGCTCGATCAGCGAGGCGATCCGCGAATATCCCGATCAGGTCAGGAAGTGGCTCGGCAAGGTGGTGCCGCAGCGCGACAACTACTTCGCCACCCTGAACAGCGCGGTCTTTTCCGACGGGACGTTCGTCTACATCCCCGAAGGCGTGCGCTGCCCGATGGAGCTGTCGACCTATTTCCGCATCAATGCGGAGAACACCGGCCAGTTCGAACGCACGCTGATCATCGCCGAAAAGGGCAGCTACGTCAGCTATCTCGAAGGCTGTACCGCGCCGATGCGCGACGAGAACCAGCTCCACGCCGCGGTGGTCGAGCTGGTCGCGATGGACGATGCCGAGATCAAGTATTCGACCGTGCAGAACTGGTACCCCGGCAACGCCGAGGGCGTGGGCGGGATCTACAACTTCGTCACCAAGCGCGGGCTGTGCCAGGGCGCGCGCAGCAAGATCAGCTGGACCCAGGTCGAGACCGGCAGCGCGGTGACCTGGAAGTATCCGAGCTGCGTGCTCAACGGCGAGGGCAGCGTGGGCGAGTTCTACTCGGTCGCGGTGACCAACAACTTCCAGCAGGCCGACACCGGGACCAAGATGATCCACAACGGGGCGAACACCCGCTCGACGATCATCTCCAAGGGCATTTCGGCGGGCAAGAGCAATAACACCTATCGCGGTCTCGTCCGCATGGGCCCGAATGCGGAGAACGCGCGCAACTTCACCCAGTGCGATTCGCTCCTGCTCGGCAGCCTCAGCGGCGCGCACACCGTGCCCTACATCGAGGTCAAGAACCCCACCGCGCAGATCGAGCACGAGGCGACCACCAGCAAGATCAGCGACGACCAGCTGTTCTACGCGCAGCAGCGCGGCCTCGGCACGGAAGAAGCGGTGGCGCTGATCGTCAACGGCTTTGCCAAGGACGTGATGAAGCAACTGCCGATGGAGTTCGCGGTCGAGGCGCAGAAGCTGCTGGCGATCTCGCTTGAGGGGAGCGTGGGATGA
- a CDS encoding DUF559 domain-containing protein — protein sequence MTDRKTLQLRSPEESADAAPVIKKKGRGWEISDKRLDALHDRARDMRRHSTPAHKALAERFAKADLGKYKFTRHAVIGSAIVDFGCPMLGMAVSIDEEGVDPAIAQRRDKSLNAVGIRVMRIKASDILEDMDAVLARITAGMKMRMNDKRTRAREHAAANPDQDWSRPARAPSRGPRDDRKPR from the coding sequence ATGACCGACCGCAAGACCCTCCAGCTTCGCTCGCCGGAAGAATCCGCCGACGCCGCGCCCGTCATCAAGAAGAAGGGCCGCGGGTGGGAGATTTCCGACAAGCGGCTCGATGCGCTGCACGACCGCGCGCGCGACATGCGGCGGCACTCGACCCCGGCGCACAAGGCGCTGGCCGAACGGTTCGCCAAGGCCGACCTCGGCAAATACAAGTTCACCCGCCACGCGGTGATCGGCAGCGCGATCGTCGATTTCGGCTGCCCGATGCTCGGCATGGCGGTGTCGATCGACGAGGAGGGGGTGGACCCCGCCATCGCCCAGCGCCGCGACAAGAGCCTCAACGCGGTCGGCATCCGCGTGATGCGGATCAAGGCGAGCGACATCCTCGAAGACATGGACGCCGTGCTCGCGCGGATCACCGCCGGCATGAAGATGCGCATGAATGACAAGCGGACCCGTGCGCGCGAGCACGCCGCCGCCAATCCCGATCAGGACTGGTCGCGCCCTGCCCGGGCACCTTCGCGCGGACCTCGCGACGACCGGAAGCCGCGATGA
- the sufC gene encoding Fe-S cluster assembly ATPase SufC translates to MLKIDNLHATVADKPILRGLSLEVGAGEVHAIMGPNGAGKSTLAYTLGGRPGYEVTSGSVTFQGQDLLALEPHERAAAGLFLGFQYPVEIPGVSNVQFLREALNAQRAARGEEPLTGGEFLKLAKEKAGLLRMDMDMLKRPVNVGFSGGEKKRAEMVQMGILDPAFAVLDETDSGLDIDALRIVGDGINAIMRAPGKGVLLITHYQRLLDYVKPDRVHVLARGRIVASGGPELAHQLESQGYESVAGAVAA, encoded by the coding sequence ATGCTCAAGATCGACAATCTCCACGCCACCGTCGCCGACAAGCCGATCCTGCGGGGGCTCAGCCTCGAAGTGGGCGCGGGCGAGGTGCACGCGATCATGGGGCCCAACGGCGCGGGCAAGTCCACGCTCGCCTATACGCTCGGCGGGCGGCCCGGCTATGAGGTGACCAGCGGATCGGTGACGTTCCAGGGCCAGGACCTGCTTGCCCTTGAACCGCACGAACGCGCCGCCGCGGGCCTGTTCCTGGGTTTCCAGTACCCGGTCGAGATCCCGGGCGTCAGCAATGTCCAGTTCCTGCGCGAGGCGCTCAATGCCCAGCGCGCCGCGCGCGGGGAAGAGCCGCTGACCGGCGGCGAGTTCCTGAAGCTGGCGAAAGAAAAGGCCGGCCTGCTGCGGATGGACATGGACATGCTGAAGCGGCCGGTGAACGTCGGCTTTTCGGGCGGCGAGAAGAAGCGCGCCGAGATGGTCCAGATGGGCATCCTCGATCCCGCGTTCGCTGTGCTCGACGAAACCGACAGCGGGCTCGACATCGATGCGCTGCGGATCGTCGGCGACGGGATCAATGCCATCATGCGCGCGCCCGGCAAGGGCGTGCTGCTGATCACCCACTACCAGCGGCTGCTCGATTACGTGAAGCCGGACCGGGTCCACGTGCTCGCCCGGGGGCGGATCGTCGCCTCGGGCGGACCGGAACTGGCGCACCAGCTCGAAAGCCAAGGCTACGAAAGCGTGGCCGGGGCGGTGGCGGCATGA